The Alligator mississippiensis isolate rAllMis1 chromosome 8, rAllMis1, whole genome shotgun sequence genomic sequence TCTCTAAACCAGGCACAATGAACAGCCTTCAGCTCAGAGATGATGAGTCATGGAAGGAAAGAGATGAGAGTGATATATATGGAACTCAGAATTGTGATTACTTAGGGGaagtaaaaaatattaaaaacctgAATAGCGTTGAGCCAGATTGTTGCTGGAACTGTCCCAATGATATCAAATAAAGTTCAGCAGTATTGGCCCAGATAAAAGGAACTCAACTGATTTCTACCTAGGGACCAAAACAAACCCTTCATTTtgttcaacctttttgaatgtagcAGCTACTATATGAGTTTTAGGGCCAGTCCTGGTAGCTGCCAAACACGTTTTGGGTCATGAAAAACAGTTGAgagagctcagcccctggcaagaGCTTTTATGGTGCTTCAGTACATGCACTCCTGTGGTGTGTAATGCTGTGGGGGTCCAATGGTTTGGAACAGCCACATTAAAAACAGCCTTTGGGGAATACATTGCACTTAGTCCAATGCATGACAGGATGCATCCCAGGGGACGTATTGTCAGTGTAAGGAAtacattagagcagtggttttcaacctgtggtccatgtaAAGATGATTAAGATCAgacaaaagtatgtgaatatccacacttaaaattcaaaggggtccccacctccatttgacattttttagaggtccacaaatgaaaaaaggttgaaaaccactgcattagGGGCCTTGGCATAAGTGCCTCCATCTTCTATACATCCTCGGTTATCTAAATGTTGGAGTAAACTTTGGATAACATTATAGAGACAGGCTTTCCAGGCCAGATTCTGTATTTTTGCTGATATATACAGGAAAGCAGAGTACTGATTTAGGTGTTTGACTGTAGTCACACTAACAAAGTAACTGAAACCCAATATCATAAGGAATAGCAGTCATTGTTAAGAGGAGAAACCTAACTGATAACCTCTAAAACCATCCTAGTTAAACAGTTGTTACGTATTTCTCATAAATTCTTCACTTTGCTGAGAAGGGGGTTCTTCATAATCAacccctttcattaacatataccCAATCAGATTGTAGACAGATGTGTGTCATTAATGACTGTATATAGATGATTGTAAACCTGAGGGAAGTGGGAAATCATGGACCTGAACTGCTGGAAAAACTGAACAAGAGCTCAGAGTTCCCAGGGTTCAACCTTCACCCATACTCCCAGGTTTGAGCATGTTTTGCATTTCCATTGCCTGAATTTGAATGCCAATTAAACTTATGTTTAGCTTTTCAATAAAGTAATTCTCTTGAGAGGAAACTGGTGTGCTCTCTCTTTAGTCCAGAGCCCTGTCCAACAAAGTAAGCTTCCTTTGTCCCTGTTTGGAGAAAGAGGGCTTCCATTCAGTGAGTGCTGAAGGAATCAAGGAAGCATTTATACAGAATGTTTCTCCCCATTGAATCAACCTGAGAGAGTCCTAGAAACAGTAGGTATAGGGTATACGGTCCCCGTGGGGGAACGTTAGAGAACAACTGGTTTCCACAGCTGCTGCAACTTAGGAAATCCCCaaacacaaaaggaaataaaatatgaaaaagaaaatgtatcttTGAACAATTTCCACTTGGCTAGATTTGGTTCATAAATgagcaccagtcacctatgcagATGCTAATCTTGTACCAAGGAAGGCAAGGGCAGGgtgaaagcagaggcagaagtAAAGAAAACTAAACATCCTTTCacaattctcattaaaaaactaggggactgtggcgtcaacacctacacagtcaaatgggtcactaacgggctggagggctgcacccagagagtggtggtggacgggtcttatttgacctggagggatgtgggcagtggggttctgcagggctcggtcctcggtccacgctgttcaacatcttcatcagcgacttggacgaggggctAAAAAGCACCCTACTCAAATTcccagacgacactaagatgtggagggaagtgggcacactagaagggaggaataggctgcaatcagacctagacaggttacaggggtgggcagatgagaacaggatgggtttcaacactgacaagtgcaaggtactgtacctggggaagaagaaccagcagcatagctacaggctggggaactcccttctcgtcagtgcagagacaaaaaaggatcttggagtcattattgatgccaaaatgaacatgggccgacagggtggggatgcggtcaggaaggccaaccacaccttgtcatgcatccacagatgcatcttgagcaggtccaaggaggtgatcctccccctctatgcggcactggtcaggccactgttggagaactgtgtccagttctgggtgctgcacttcaggagggatgtggacaacatggagagggtccagaggagggccacctgcatgatcagggggcagcaaggcaggccctacgaggagaggctaagggacctgaacctgttcaccctccacaagagaaggctgaggcgggatctagtggccatttacaaactagtcagaggggaccagcaggcattgggggagtccctgttcccccgagcactaccaggagtgacatgaaataacggtcacaagctggcagagggtagattcaggctagatatcaggaggcgctacttcactgtcagggcagctaggatctggaaccaacttccaagagaagtggtgctggctcctaccctgggggtctttaagaggaggctggatgaacaccttgcggggtcgtttgaccccagtactctttcctgccatggcagggggttggacttgatgatctgctcaggtcccttccaaccctaccaccTGCTCCATCATGGCAGTGgtagattaagatttattggggccctggtcAAACAGAAAAGTGGAGGCCCCCATTGTAAACATGAatgtatcaaaaagcattaataaatagaccTAATAAACGTTTACAcagtgcattaataaataaagtatAAAACACAATGTCAAAATTAACTACTCAATTTTGCcacacaaaactgaataaaacaactgCCTTAGGAAAATGACTCGATGCATGGGATTGCCATACATGCATAATATCATGAAAGGAATGATGTTTTAGTTTAGTGGTCATGTAGACTCTTGTTTGactatttttaaatacacattttacatTGTAAACGACTACATAGTAAACATATTTACATATACATACAACACACAGTATATAGTCTTAATTCTATACagtaaactactacaagaaaaatacaGGCTATACCAATAGCCTCATGTATGAGTTTAAAAATACCATTAGTGAttcttgcaattaaaataaagcagTAGACAGACACAATACATCTCaatggttttttttatcattcctGAAACATTAAACATGTGCTAAACCTCATATACTGTAGATCTCTCTCTTTTATATACCCATTACATCTGTGTTTTAATGCTATCATTACATAATTACATAACCAAAGTGAGAAAATACAAACATATAAAATCTCATGAGAATGTATGGCTTACCTTTTTAAATGATGATCAGATTCTTCCGAGCTTTGAGAGAAGCGTCCAAGCTTTGAGGGCTATGAGTATAGAGGAGGACCCTGAGGGCTGCTCTGGTCTGAGGCCCCCAGGGGCCTCAGACCCTGAATGGGGGGCCAGCCTTTGGCTCTGCatccccagctgctcccagcaccttcctgcagccccagggtCAGGGTTGTCCTGGGCAGGAAATGAGTAGGCTGCAGGCACTGGCCCAGCATCTCTCTTCCATTCTTGCTGAAGACTTCTAGTCCACCTGCTCCCCGGATTCAGCCGCTGCCCAGCTCCAAGGTTCAACAAAAGCTATGCCGAGAGGGGCTGGACCTCAGCCAGGGCACCGCACAGCCTCCCCCAGCCTTTCCCTCCTCCTGGCTTTATTGTTCCTGCAATAAGAGTCTCCATGTCAGCTATGGGAGCTGCCTCATATCTCCCGGGTGCCTTGGGAAAccaagccccagcagctgcccccagctccccaccccaccaaacgCCCATCTAAGATTCTCTCTGGACCAAATGGGTCAATTGCATGCCCAGTGTCAGCTCCCACTCCATGGCTTCAGGACTGTGGCTGGGTTGGTTAAAGGGTGAACTGTTCACCATGCAGTTTGTCCCCAGCATGCACAGTTAGCCTCCCTTCTGATTTGTTCCCAGGAGGCCCCTaattggcaggggcccctggtATTAGGCCCCACAGGCCTGTGTGTTAATCTATCCTCCTAGCTCAATCAGGCTCGGGGGAGGCTGTTCTCCCTTTTTTTCTACATAAGGGAACTGATACAGAGGCAACAAGGCATTCCATAAATGCACGGCAGAGCTAGCATAGAGCCTCTGGGTGTTGTTCATCTTCCTCTTGCATTTTGCATAGTCACTTACCCTCATGCAAAGTGGATGAATATAAAACACCTGACCCTTTCAACCCACTTTGGAATGTTTGTGGCATTAGAGTCAACCAAAAGGGCAGGTTTGCATTAAATATACCTTACTAGGCAGCAACAGCCTTAGATATGTTTCACTGTTCCATACAGGCTGCTTCCTGAACCAGCTATTGTTGGAGTAATGAAAGGCTTTCTAGTTATACTCACCATGCTGTTTCATTAAGCTTAATAGATTTAGAACTTTATTAGTGAATGTTACAAATCATAGATATTTACATAGTTTTGTAGAGTTTGAAGAGAATACAGGTTCCTGCACATGATAGCTACATGGGTACATACATAGTTGGCATATGTTGACACAATCTAAAAAGTTGTTAGACATGTAGCCTACATTAGTCCAGGGCAAAGTGAATTAAGAAGTTGCAACATGATGCTATAGAGAGAAGAGAAACAAGTCCCCACATATGGTAACTGCATTGGTACAGTTGTAGGGTAGTAAGACATTCTCAGACAATGGTTTTAGTATGTGGTGTGCAGTTGCTGGGGTGGAGAATGTTCAAGGCCATTAACAAACTTCACAAAGACAATGGGCCATGATACACTCAACATAGGTGTCCCTTGACCATTGGATGGTTTGACTACCATGAGGCACCTCATCAGTTTTGAATAGCAGCAGGAAGTCTGTGAATTTCCAGATTCCTTATTCTCCTTCTACTCCCTCTGCAAACTCACAGGACACTCTCATTGCTCAGGTCCCACCCTCCAACAATCAGCACCTACACAGACATGTCACACCCCTTCTCCCTCAGAGTATCAGCCAGTGGCCTGTACTTTACTTGGACAGCTTTCACTCCCAGGCTTCAATGAAAGACTGCCACCATTTCTTAGGATGGTCACATTGATCATCAGGATATTTTTGTTCCCCTTGTCTGTTATCATAATGTCTGGACAAAGATGGGCGTCACAGCCTGGGACAGCATGCCCACCCTCCCAACTGATGCCAAGATGGCTTTCACCAGTTAGTACTACATTCAGAAAACCATGGACAAAGCCAGATCACACAGGGTTGGAtacctgccagcccagccactcACAACAGCCATGACAGTGTGGTGCTTTGGGCAGGCTCATTACCATGTCTAAGTGACAGCTGCACTGTGGACACTTCTACACTTTTCCAGCTTGGGAAGCTTACCTATGTAAGCACTGCAGTGTCTGGGGGTACTATTGCTTGGCACAATAAGTTTACCCTCTAAACATAGTTAAATTCTCTGAACTTCCAGATTCCTTCTTCTCTCCCTGTACTGTTAGCCCTCCAGCTGGTGTGTCCTTGTAATACCTCTCTCCTTCAACCTTACCTCGATGACATCTACACCTAATCCCCAACAACAGGGCAAGATTTCCTTGCCCAGACAGAGGAAGCTGCTTCAGCTTCTGCAATCTGCTTTCAAATCAAAACATTTGCAAAGTATCACTTACTGAAACAAACCTCAGGTATATTTAGGCAAATAAGAGGAAATCCTCTCCTCACACTGGTTCAGAACCTCAGCTCTCGTATCCTTAGGCCTGCTCACTGTCTGCATTTATCAGGCCCACCTGCCGCCCAGGCTGCCTCCATACAGAACATGGAGACCAAAATTGCTGTCTTTTAAGCCAGTGAATCTCTACTGCAGCAGCCAGATGATTCCCTGTTTCCAGATCCATGCCAGGCTCCCTAtgccatttcagaaaaaaaatgagcGTCTCTAATAAGAAGCTAACATGATGCATCATTGCAGAGCGCTGGTGAGACACATGAGGTTTGCAAAGGCTGCAAGCACAAGTTGGGGGCTGAAACTGGCTCTGAAATGTCAGCCATTAATCATCTCACACAGATTGCAAATGCCAGTAACACTACTTAGTCAGAGCTGTCTGTGTTCTGAAGACCCTGAAAAGGACAAATGGGTCGCATCTCTGCTAGGTGGCCAGTGTGAGGCTGCTGATGGGAGTGAAGGTTAGGCCTACTAGATTTCAAGGCTCATTGTGTTCAAAATGATGCAGAGAGACCCAGTGCACATTCACTGGACATTCACAAGCCGTATGTTGTGTTTGATCTCTTAGTGCTTGCCCCAGGCCTTATTGTCAATGTCACCAGTGCCAACCCTGCTCCTCTTATGTAGGATCACTTTTGCCACATCCTCCACTCTCTTTTTGAGATATACGGGTAGTTATGCATTACCAGACTTGTCTGAGATGTCTCTCTGTAGCTCAGGCTGCTGGTGTCACATCTTGCCTATGTGACTGGTTCACTGGATTTCTCACTCTGCAGTGAACTTGTCCTGTGCCATACTTTGATCATGTTATTCTATCAGCATCACAGCCTATTACAACTTGCACGGATGCTTCCACCACTTGCACTGAAAACTCAGACACTCATTTCCTGGAAACATCAGCCCTAACCCGATTGTCAAATGATATCAGAGCCCCAGAAGGATCACAAAACTCCAAGAGGAATCCTGGTACTAATCTACACATGGAGGCTAGCCTGATTTCTGTTCTGACCATGGAGGAAGCAAGGTTTGTGAGGTGCAAGTGTAATGACAGCTTTCATTGGTATGTATACTTGTGAGagaagttagataagctttttaGCACAAAATGTCCTTCCTCAGGTAGGTCCTCAGCACAGAGAGGTGCTTTTAAATAATGGtactatattttttaaagtatatttccAAGCCGTTTGGATGCATGGAGGATGCCCAAGATTTCACAACATCTCAAACACTGGCTACCTGGGAATCCAATGTGCTGAACTCAGCAGCCTGAAAATTCTGCGCCATTTTGACTGCAAACATTTAAAGACCAGAATGATGCCACTTTGAAAATGTGATTGCTGATCTTTAATATTatatccttccttcccccatcctcctcTTCTCTGGTGGTTTGGGTGTTATAAGCTATTTCTAACCATAGTCTTTCAAAACTAGGTCAAGCAACTGCATGTAATGGTCAGGATGAAAACCACACTTGCTCATCATAACACACGTGTAAAAAGAATAGCTTTGGTCTGTGGGTAGACCTTAGCATTGCCTCTTGGGTTATGTCAGCACAAGCTGCATTCACTGTAACAAAGTCCTTTCGGCAAGCTGGTTAAATGTCAGCAGAGAATTATTATTTCCACTGCAGACAGCCTCATTAACCCAGGAGAAATCCCAGGCTCTGAATTTGCCTTAAATGATTCTCACTCCAGTCAAAGTGAAAAACCTTCTTGCATAAACAGCTGTGTAGCACAATCTCATGGAATTTCCTGTTGCTGTGTCCCAGTAGAGTTAACCTTTGTAAACCCAATTGGGTTGCCTTGCACACTGTGAAGGAGTGCTACCTGTTACCCCAACAGAATAACAGATCCACTTTTATGAAAACTCAATTCAGCATTTCCTGCAGAGATTACTCTTCACCTCCTACCTTGTTGGGAGAGCATACATGGGCCAGTGGAAAGTGCTGCAAGAAGCCATTTAAGTCAAGTTACATCATAGTGATATTTGCCTATTAACGAATGCCACACATATGGTGGAAAAGTAGTTTGTAATTGGGAGTGACTGGGACATGATGAAGCCAAGGATTTAGTGATAAGATTTTGATAGGTATATTGTTTGATCATGTGCCATAGAACTGACAAGTGAGATTCCTGGTAACAGCCAAATTGCCCAAGAAGAATCTGATGCTGAATCTGCTAACAGGAAAGCTGCCTACCCTGAAGAGCATGTGTCCTGAAAAGGGTGCGAACTAGGGCTGGGAGGTAAGAAAGTCTTGGACAAAAGCAGCCAGTAAGTTCAAAGTATCCTGCTGGAGTCCCAGTGTGGCTTGGAAAATCATGTTGCTCTAATGGGTGTAGTTTTGCCTGTACGTGTTTCATATGTAGTTGACTCACAGAATTTCCCCTTTGTTACTTAGCTAATTAAATCTTACAGATAGATTTGTAGAGCTGACAGATAGTCTGAATCCTCCATCATCCTAAGGAAGCCCCAGAGACCTAGAGGTGACATATCTGGCCTTCATTATTAAGGGTATTATTAATTTCAGACACCAGTTAACCTAGTTCCACATAAACCTACTCTTCCCTgtactacacccccccccccctccaaactgCTCAGGGAACAGTAACAAGTTTTTGCTGAGCAGCTGTGCTGAGCACTGTCTCTTAGAGGAAGCTTTCATGTGGTAGACAGTGACAATGTTTGCTCTGTCACTGCAGCATCAGGGGCAAGCTAGGGTAAGGGCAGACTTCCCACCAGCTGTGCTGATACTACAGAAGCAGAAAAGATGACATCATGATCCATGTCTAGGTAAACATGAGGGATGAAATCATGGCTCCCTTTTCACATCAGTGAACACTTACTCATAGGAATCATTCCACTGAAATGAGATCAGTGTTAGGGGTTCACTATCTGGCTCCAAACAATTATTCTTTTCCTCCTGTCTTCTCTTCAAATGGCAAAAGAGCATTTTGTGTGAGGTTCTTTAAAATGAGAAGAGGTGGAAGTCTGGAAGAGGCTAGAGGGTCCAGAGCCCGGTGACAAAAATGATCGAGAACTTGGAAAGCAAGTTATAGgaagaaaggctgaaggagctaggcatgttcagcttgtggagaAAATACTTAAGAGAGGacatgataacagttttcaaacatCTTTatggctgccataaagaagaggaaaagcactttttctctcttgccgAAGAGAGGATGATGCAGACCAATACTTTGgatttgcagcaaagtaggtttaagttggatattaagaaCATTTATTCACTATTAGAacagtgagacagtggaataggCTGTCTAGGGAAGTGTTCAagcagaagttggacagccactggtcagggatgatataATTCTATGgctgtgttctactatgggtatttcccacgcttctgagctttgctggtcacccccatccctgctttctgctacttgtcagggtgtttttaagcctccctcagaagcactgggtgttggctgcagccgtGGCTGGGGGCTTCAACTGAAGTtagccaatgctcctgctgggaccaaagctagaggttcctggatagagggtcttgcATCACTGCTCACGCTTAGACCAATTACCGTATTTGGAAGGAAAgatttttaccccatggtcaaatcgGTACAGATGTGGGGGTTTTGTCTTTCTGTATAGCAGGGAatatggccctctacctgggatctcttgtcACTATTTTGACAatcttttatttcatagatttcatagacattagggctggaagggacctcagaagatcatcgagtccagccccccgcccaaagggcaggaagtcagctggggtcataggatcccagcaagataagcatccagtttgctcttgaaggtgttcaatgaaggcgcttgaacgacctccggtggcaggctgttccagaccttgggggcttggacagtaaagaaattcttccttatgtccagcctgaaacgatcttgtagtagtttgtgaccattcgacctcgtcatcccttggggcgctctggtgaacaaacgttcccccagatactggtggtcacccctgataaacttgtaggtggccatcagatcacccctgaacctgcgcttttccaggctaaagagccccagggctctcagcctgtcatcgtagggtctgcttccctgacctctgatcatgcacgtggctcttctctggactctctcaagcttctccacatcctttttgaattgtggagcccaaaactggacgcagtactccagctgcggcctcactaaggccgagtacagggggagaatgacgtcccgggatttgcttgagaagcatctatggatgcaagccagcgttttggtcgctttactagccgcagcatcgcattgcaggctcatgttcatcttgtggtcaatgatgacccccaagtctctttcttccatagtgctagccaacaaagcactgccgagcctataaggatgctgcaggttttttttcccaaggtggagaaccttgcatttatcggcgttgaacaccatcagattctcgtccgcccacttgtccaggtcagcctggatcatccgcctgtcttctggtgtggatgctttgccccaaagtttggtgtcatctgcgaacttggccagtccgcttctgactccagtgtccacatcatagaagcaggacattggatgctgtggctcccctgctttacttATGGCTGGTTAGGGtcttatgtcttgtgttgtgttggaGCTGACAGTAGACTTACAAAGAGTTTAACTTATGGactatataggatggtttggacagggatgatgctgcctcaggcagggggctgaactagatgacttctgaaggtctcttccagccctacttctctatgattttactGGTAGCTGTCACGCATGACAGCTGGGGCTCCActaagaagcaatgggctcaatcGCTCCCAAGAGATGGCTTTGCAACTCCCAGGTAGGGCATATGGCACTGATTCTCTGTCTAATGAGAGCAGCGGTCGCAGGGGTCTCTCTCGAGAAGCAGCAGAATGACTGATCTGAGGGAAAAAAACACAACCAGATGCAGTGAGCCCAGtggagccagttttgtttttcctctttgcATTTCTAAAACGAAAAACGAAACCACGTCAGGGCCCGTGGAAAGAAAATGTAAAACCAGTGAGGAAATTAACTTGCAGAGCAGTGGCACAGTGTAAGAGAAGCACCTGTACAATAGAAACCTAGGGACCAGGGCCCACTTCTGcttgctcccagcccagcccagcccagccccgcaggCGTGCAgcgccccctgccccttcctgaagCACGAATTAGAAACAGTGTTGCTAGGTCTTAACTATGGAATTATCAtgttggaagctcaaaattaccATATTTGTTGAAAAACTATAGTACActgaaaaaaatatgcaaatatatatgcaaataagtcttcttgtttactttatattgctcactatAACTAGCCAGTGCATAAGCACTTCATCATCAGAGCTGAAGCATTTTATTTCAAGGTAAGCAGTCACAAGgaagtgctgacagcaaacccaaaagtcagTTAAGGCTCCCTGAGAAtaacttgggttttgcatatgtTGCATCAATGAACTGCCTCAAACATTACGGTACATTTTGAATACTTTGACTGTTATTGATTCTACATCATACAAGGGTTGAAATGATCGTACAAATATGGTCATTACCGCGCACCTGGCAACACGACCAGAAAGAAAGGAGGCAGGAAGCGGGCGGGCGAGACACCCCCGGGATCTCGGCGCGCTGCCACTCGCGCCCGCCGGGCCGGGCCCTGAGATCGTCTCCATGGCAACCTGACCCCCCGGAGCCCCGCCCCCTGCGCTAGTGAGCGAGCCACCAACTCTGCTCCCGCCCCCACGGCCAAGCCCCGCCCCTTCCTCCCGTTACGAGACAGTTCCTGTGGCCTCGCCCCTTCCGCGCCCCTCAATAGCCGGCGCGCCCGTGTCGTCACTTCCGTGCGGTGGCGGaggcggtggcggtggcggcggcgATGATGCTGTCGGCGGGCGGCAGCGGCGCGGGGCCCGCGGGggcgggcgcggcggcggcggcagcgggcgGCGGCCCCGGCGGCGGGGGCTGGGACGGCGACTTCCTGGCGCGCTACCGGCTGGTGTCGGCCAAGCTGCGCAAGAGGTTCCTGCGCAAGCCCAACGTGTCGGAGGCGGCGGAGCAGTTCGCGGCGCTGGCGCGGGAGCTGCGCGCGCAGGAGAGCCTGCCCTACGCCGCCTGGTGCCAACTGGCCGTGGCGCGCTGCGCCCAGAGCCTCTTCCACGGCCCGGGCGAGGCGCAGGCGCTGACCGAGGCGGCGCGGCTCTTCCTGCGCCAGGAGCGCGACGTGCGGCAGCGCCTGGGGCTGAGCGGCGGCTTCGGCGAGCACCTGCAGGCGGCGCAGAGCTGCTTCGCCTTCGCCGCGCGCCtgcacctggagctggggcagccggCACTGGCGGCCGGgctgtgcctggagctgggcTCGGTGCTGCGCGACATGGGGCAGCCgggccaggctgccccacacTTCCAGCGTGCTGTCGAGCTGCTGGCGGCCGCCCAGCTGCCCCTGGAGGCGCTGCGCTGCCTGGGCGAGCTGGCCTCCTGCTTGCTGCTGAGCCGTGACCATGATGGCGCCCTGGCTGTGCTCACCCAGGCGCAGCTGCTGGCCCAGGCCGGGCCCAGCCCGCCCAGCGGTGCCTTCCTAGAAGTGCTGGTGCACTGTGAGGTGTCCcgcgtgctgctgctgctgctgcttcagccgCCGCCACCCAAGCTGCTGCCGGAGCACGCTCGCACCCTGGAGAAGTACTGCTGGGAGGCCTttgagagtggggctggggtaggtgctgggCAGCTGCCCCAAGCTGCCTACCTGCCCCCTGGCCTCTTTCTTCTGCTCCAGTCAGCTGTTATGGCCTGCCAGGAGAAGGACCTCGAGGCACTCAAGGTGTTGCAGGCTGAGCTCTGGCCACTTCTCAGCCCCGAGCAGAACCACTTGctgcacctggtgctgcaggagatGATCAGTCCCTCCGGGCAGGGAGTCTGAGTCCCCTCTGCCTTCATGCAGTGGACCAGCTTTGTTCAACTGCTGCCACCTTCATGTGGAGGTGGGAAGCAAGGGGATGAGTGTcagcccgctgctgctgctgtcctgggattCAGCGCTCCTTGGGCCTCGCCCACCCTGGCATTGATGTCACTCCTGCTTGCTTGCTCTTTGACAGTGATACACTCGTGCTCACTCTGTGACAGTGACTTGGTGCTTCCACAGACACTGGGTTTGCTTgaactgagctgctgctgctaattTCACAAAAGCCAAAACCTACCTGGCATCACCAGCGAAACAAACTTGTATGCCACCTAGAGCAGAGCTCAGCCTCCTCACTGCTACTAGGAATAATCTTTTGTCACCAATCCTGACCTCCTATCTAGTCCCTGTTGAGAACTACCATCAGCATTGCAACTTATTTCACCCTCCTCCTCCTACCACTTGCTGTGGGCTTCTGTATCCCACTGCAGCTGACTCTTTCCCACCTCCCACTGTCATCCTCCGTGTATAGAGGAGAGTGGTTTGGTGTCACAAGGGACAATTCCCATGTTTAGAGGACTATGAATTTGCACAAGCTAATTTTTCCTCTCCTACTTCTGGCCCTAAGACTCTCCCTTCATCCCCACTGAAGAATAATTCTGCTTTCCCCCTACAGCTCAGGGGAAAATTGGAGACTCCTGCCACTGTATAATATGACCTAGCACAGAGCACAGCAGTGATGGTCTGGACTTGCT encodes the following:
- the LOC102561299 gene encoding 40-kDa huntingtin-associated protein, which gives rise to MMLSAGGSGAGPAGAGAAAAAAGGGPGGGGWDGDFLARYRLVSAKLRKRFLRKPNVSEAAEQFAALARELRAQESLPYAAWCQLAVARCAQSLFHGPGEAQALTEAARLFLRQERDVRQRLGLSGGFGEHLQAAQSCFAFAARLHLELGQPALAAGLCLELGSVLRDMGQPGQAAPHFQRAVELLAAAQLPLEALRCLGELASCLLLSRDHDGALAVLTQAQLLAQAGPSPPSGAFLEVLVHCEVSRVLLLLLLQPPPPKLLPEHARTLEKYCWEAFESGAGVGAGQLPQAAYLPPGLFLLLQSAVMACQEKDLEALKVLQAELWPLLSPEQNHLLHLVLQEMISPSGQGV